The window TTGAATGCGGTCAATGAGGTGCTTGTCCTGCCATACTTCGCCCGAGTCGTTGATTTCGAAAGACCCAGTGCGGACGACGATGTTGCCCTTTTCACCGAGGATAGGCATGCCATCTTTGTTGCTAAGTACACCGTCGCGACTGACAACCAAAGACCCATTGCGGGTATAGCGCACACCGTCAGGCGTATTGACTGCCAGAAGGCCTTCGCCCTCAATCATAATGTCGGTAGGGTTACCGGTGCTGATCGCTGGTCCCTGGGTGTCGTCCCTCGTCACATCGGCCACACCGACGTAGGCCATTTCGTTGCCACGGATGTTCATCAGCTGCTCAACGCCGACCTTGTAGTTGGCAGGGGGCAGGGGATCACGGTAGTTCTTTTCGGGTTCCGGCTCCAGCAGGGTAAACGTCACGCGATCACCCTTGAAACCGACCGTATTCATGT of the Deltaproteobacteria bacterium genome contains:
- a CDS encoding flagellar hook-basal body protein, which produces MLKNIYSPLSGAIAQERVLETIANNMANMNTVGFKGDRVTFTLLEPEPEKNYRDPLPPANYKVGVEQLMNIRGNEMAYVGVADVTRDDTQGPAISTGNPTDIMIEGEGLLAVNTPDGVRYTRNGSLVVSRDGVLSNKDGMPILGEKGNIVVRTGSFEINDSGEVWQDKHLIDRIQLFKIKDGESLERVGDNLLHYGGTPEGLTTVARPQMRQGFLEGSNVNAIKNLTDMIMAHRSYEAYQKAINDYDQIMQKSSNQLGDLRA